The following proteins come from a genomic window of Acinetobacter sp. SAAs474:
- a CDS encoding FepA family TonB-dependent siderophore receptor, with protein MKNTFLKNTLAFAVTSILMTWTQAHSASNDNIEAQETTQLDKIVLTAEEQIKQALGVSIITEKELEQLPVVNDVAEYIRRMPGVNLTGNSSTGQRGNNRQIDIRGMGPENTLILIDGKPVNSRNSVRYGWRGERDTRGDSNWVPADAIESIEVLRGPAAARYGSGAMGGVVNIKTKKVTNETHGTFEVFMNQPESSKEGSSHRESFNLSGPLIKDVLSYRLYGNYNKTKADAADINPLSASGTRAAGREGVKNKDIAARLAWQINEEQSLTFDISSGRQGNLYAGDTQNSNYDAGNDTATDDKTQLLNSLIGTETNTMYRDGYAITHDGVWDWGTSKIVAQYDRTKNKRLTEALAGGPEGSINSADDRPVSDLKTYRLNAEITKPIDYILPQNITLGAEWIKDDFTDTASTVQTDASGIIKLPADRSTMKSEIKSAYFEDNLKLSDTTDLVLGLRYDDHNKSGSNWSPSLIITQKIGDYWTLKGGVARAYKAPNMYQNAEGYLLFTRGNGCPDTAETATGSCYLVGNDNLKPETSINKELGIQYEKDMINASLTWFRNDYKNKITSGDTIVGTTQVGSTTYHVLEWVNIPKALIQGLEGSITLTFDNASWTNNFTYMKDSKNKTTGNPLSIVPNYTINSIFNYNISDSWDVNFVYTQYGRQKPREFAETRNTTVNTTEVKSYGIAGINTGYKFTPNLSTRIGISNLFDEKKLRDTSINQTYNEPGRAYYINFKYEF; from the coding sequence ATGAAAAATACATTTTTAAAAAACACGCTTGCCTTTGCAGTTACTTCAATACTGATGACTTGGACACAAGCTCATTCGGCCAGTAATGACAATATTGAAGCTCAGGAAACAACACAATTAGATAAAATTGTTTTAACTGCAGAAGAGCAGATTAAACAAGCACTTGGTGTATCGATTATTACTGAAAAAGAATTAGAGCAATTACCTGTTGTCAATGATGTTGCTGAATATATACGACGCATGCCAGGTGTTAATTTGACAGGTAATAGTTCTACAGGGCAGCGAGGAAATAATCGCCAAATTGATATTCGTGGAATGGGTCCAGAAAATACGCTGATTTTAATTGATGGAAAGCCTGTTAATTCAAGAAATTCTGTCCGTTATGGTTGGAGAGGAGAACGTGATACACGAGGTGACAGTAACTGGGTCCCAGCAGATGCTATTGAATCTATTGAAGTACTACGTGGTCCTGCAGCAGCACGTTATGGCTCAGGAGCAATGGGGGGGGTTGTTAATATTAAAACCAAAAAGGTGACCAATGAAACACATGGTACTTTTGAGGTTTTTATGAATCAGCCTGAAAGCTCAAAAGAGGGAAGCAGTCATCGTGAGAGTTTTAATTTAAGTGGGCCATTAATTAAGGATGTTTTATCTTATCGTTTATATGGTAATTATAATAAAACGAAAGCAGATGCAGCAGACATTAATCCACTTTCTGCTTCTGGTACACGAGCAGCTGGTAGAGAGGGTGTAAAAAATAAAGATATTGCTGCACGTTTAGCATGGCAAATTAATGAAGAACAAAGCTTAACTTTTGATATCTCATCTGGCCGACAAGGTAATCTTTATGCAGGTGATACGCAAAATAGTAATTATGATGCTGGTAATGACACAGCAACAGATGACAAAACACAATTACTAAATAGTTTAATTGGGACTGAAACCAATACTATGTATCGTGATGGTTATGCAATTACTCATGATGGCGTTTGGGATTGGGGTACGAGTAAAATTGTTGCACAGTATGATCGAACTAAAAATAAACGTTTAACAGAAGCTCTTGCAGGAGGACCTGAAGGAAGTATTAATTCTGCAGATGATCGCCCCGTTTCAGATTTAAAGACTTACCGTTTAAATGCTGAAATTACCAAACCAATTGATTATATTTTACCACAAAATATAACGTTAGGCGCAGAATGGATTAAAGATGACTTTACGGATACAGCCTCGACTGTGCAAACAGATGCTTCGGGCATTATTAAGTTACCAGCAGATCGATCGACGATGAAGTCGGAAATTAAATCAGCTTATTTTGAAGATAATTTGAAGCTTAGCGATACAACAGATTTAGTGTTAGGCTTACGTTATGATGATCATAATAAATCAGGTTCAAATTGGAGTCCGAGTTTAATTATTACTCAAAAAATAGGAGATTACTGGACTTTAAAAGGTGGTGTTGCACGTGCTTATAAAGCACCGAATATGTATCAAAATGCTGAAGGATATTTATTATTTACTCGTGGTAATGGTTGTCCTGATACGGCAGAAACAGCAACAGGTAGTTGTTATTTAGTGGGTAATGATAATTTAAAACCTGAAACATCAATCAATAAAGAATTGGGTATTCAGTATGAAAAAGATATGATTAATGCAAGTCTTACTTGGTTCCGTAATGATTATAAAAATAAAATTACTTCAGGCGATACAATTGTAGGAACAACACAAGTAGGGTCTACTACTTATCATGTTTTAGAATGGGTCAATATACCTAAGGCCTTAATTCAAGGTCTAGAAGGTAGTATTACATTGACATTTGATAATGCCAGTTGGACAAATAATTTTACTTATATGAAGGACTCTAAGAATAAGACAACAGGAAATCCTTTATCGATTGTGCCAAATTACACCATTAACTCCATCTTTAATTATAATATTTCAGATAGTTGGGATGTTAATTTTGTTTATACTCAATATGGACGTCAAAAACCACGTGAATTTGCTGAAACGCGAAATACAACAGTGAATACAACAGAAGTGAAGAGTTATGGTATTGCGGGTATTAATACTGGTTATAAATTTACGCCAAATCTGAGTACACGTATAGGGATCAGCAATTTATTTGATGAGA